GGCTCCGGCAACCTCGGCAACGACGGCTCGTTGGAGGCCGTACTCGGCTACCTCCGCACCCGGCACCCGGACGCGGCCGTGGACGCGCTGTGCGGGGGGCCCGAGGCCGTCGCGGCCCGGTACGGGATCCGCGCGACCCGCCTGCACTGGTACCGGGGGGAGTACCGGACCGCCTCACGCCTGGGCGCGATCGCGGGCAAGGGTCTCGGCAAGCTGGTCGACGTCTTCCGCACCGCGGCCTGGGTGCGCCGCCACGACGTGGTGATCGTGCCCGGCATGGGCGTCCTGGAGGCCACGCTGCCCCTGCGGCCGTGGGGCTTCCCGTACGCGCTGTTCCTGCTCTGCGCGAGCGGCCGGCTCTTCGGTACGCGGGTCGCGCTGGTCGGCGTCGGCGCCGCCCCGATCAGGGACCGGGCGACCCGGGCCCTGGTCCGCCGCTCGGCGCGGCTGGCCGCGTACCGGTCGTACCGGGACGCCCTCTCCCGGGACGCGCTGCGGGACATGGGCGTGGACACGGCACACGACGAGGTCTACCCGGACCTGGCGTTCGCCCTGGCGACGCCGCGGGCAAGCGCACCCCAGGGTTCGTCCGGCACGGTGTGCGTCGGCGTGATGGACTTCCACGGCGGCAACGACGACCGGGCCGAGGCCGAGGACATCCACCGGCGCTACCTCGACGGGACCACCCGGTTCGTCCGCGCGCTGGCCGAGGACGGCAGACCGGTCAGGCTGCTCACCGGCGACGAGTGCGACGCGTCGGTGGTCGCCGCGATCCTCGAAGCGGTGGACTCACCGCTGGTCACCGCCTCCGAGGCGGCCTCGCTCGCCGACCTGATGACGGAGATGGCGGCGGCCGACACCGTCGTGGCGACCCGTTACCACAACCTGATCTGCGCGCTGAAGGTCGGCACACCGACCCTCGCGCTCAGCTACGCGGCGAAGAGCGAGGCACTGATGGCCCGGATGGGCCTCGACGCGTACTGTCACCCGGCCCGCGAGGTCGACGCCGACGAACTGCTGCGCCAGTTCGGCGAGTTGGAGGAGAGGGCGCCGGAGGTCCGGCGGACGCTCACCGAGCGGAACCTGCTCGCCACCCGCCAACTCGACGACCAGTTCACCGCGTTGACCGCGGCCCTCTTCCCGGCCGCCCACCCTGCCCATGCTCTGCGAGAGGCCTCATGAAAGCGACCGAAGTCCCGGCGATCGCCGGCGCGTACCTCTTCGAGCCGACGCCGTACGCCGACGAACGAGGCTTCTTCTGCCGCACCTTCGACGCCGACGTGGTCCGCTCGGTGGGCCTGGACCCGAACGCCTTCCTCCAGGACAGCGTGTCGCGCTCGGTCCGGGGCGTCCTGCGCGGCCTGCACCTGCGCTCCGGAGCGGGCGAGGCCAAGCTCGTGCGGTGCTCGTACGGGGAGATCTTCGACGTCGTCGTGGATCTGCGGCCGGACTCGCCGACGTACCGCAACGTGGCCTGCTTCGAGCTGTCGGGCGAGACGCAGAAGACGCTCTACATCCCGGCGGGCTGTGCGCACGGCTTCCAGGCGCTGACCGGGACGGCCGACACCTCCTACCGGATCGACCGCCCGCACGACCCGGCCGAGGACGTGACGATCGCCTTCGACGACCCGGAGCTGGCCGTGCCCTGGCCGCTGCCCGCCACCTCGATGTCCCAGCGGGACCGGGAGGCGCCGAGTCTCGCCGAGGTTCTGAAGCAGAGAGAGCTGACGTCATCGTGACCAGTGAAGAGTTCAGCCTGCCCCGGTCGCGGCTGGCCAACGAGCGGCTGCACGCCGTGATCCCCGGGGGCGCGCACACGTACGCCAAGGGCGACGACCAGTACCCCGAGCACCTGGCGCCGGTCATCGACCACGGCCGCGGCGCCCACGTCTGGGACGTGGACGGCAACCGCTACATCGAGTACGGCTCCGGCCTGCGGTCGGTCAGCCTCGGTCACGCCCACCCGCGCGTGACCGAGGCGGTACGCCGCGAACTGGACCGCGGCAGCAACTTCGTACGGCCGTCCATCGTGGAGGCCGAGGCCGCGGAACGCTTCCTGGCCACCGTGCCGACCGCCGAGATGGTGAAGTTCGCGAAGAACGGCTCGGACGCCACCACCGCGGCGATACGCCTGGCCCGCGCGGTCACCGGGCGCCGGCGGGTGGCCATCTGCGGCGACCACCCGTTCTTCTCCACGGACGACTGGTTCATCGGCACCACACCCATGTCGGCGGGCATCCCCCAGGAGACCACCGACCTCACGGTGACGTTCCCGTACGGGGACCTGGCGGCCACGGAGGAGTTGCTCAGCGGGCTCGGGGACGAGATCGCCTGCCTGATCCTCGAACCCGCCACGCACACCGAGCCGCCGCCCGGCTACCTCGCGGGCCTGCGCGCACTGGCCGACCGGCACGGCTGCGTCCTGGTCTTCGACGAGATGATCACCGGCCTCCGCTGGTCCGAGGCGGGCGCGCAGGGCCTGTACGGAGTCGTCCCCGACCTATCCACGTTCGGCAAGGCGCTGGGCAACGGGTTCGCCGTCTCCGCGCTGGCCGGGCGCCGCGAGCTGATGGAGCGGGGCGGACTGCGCCACTCCGGCGAGCGGGTGTTCCTGCTGTCCACGACGCACGGAGCGGAGACGCACTCCCTGGCGGCGGCGATGGCCGTGCAGGCCACCTACATCGAGGAGGGCATCACCGCGCGTCTGCACGCCCTCGGCGAGCGGCTGGCCGCCGGGGTCCGCGAAGCCGCCGCCGGCATGGGCGTCGGCGACCACGTCGTCGTCCGGGGCCGGGCCAGCAACCTGGTCTTCGCGACCCTCGACCACAACGGGCAGCCCTCGCAGGAGTACCGCACGCTGTTCCTGCACCGGCTGCTGGCGGGCGGGGTGCTCGCCCCGTCGTTCGTGGTGAGCAGCGCGCTCAGCGACGCCGACATCGAGCACACCGTGGACGTGGTGGCCCAGGCGTGCGCGGTGTACCGGAAGGCGCTGGACGCGGGAGACGCCACGCCGTGGCTGACCGGACGCCCGGTGAAGCCGGTGTTCCGCCGCCTGGCGTGACGGGGCGCCAACGGGGCGTCAACGGGGCTTCGGCCGACCGTGCGGACGACGGCGGTCGGCCACCCGGTCGACCGACCACGCCGCCGCCGGCACCACCGCCCACGCCGTGCACCAGCCGCCGAGGACGTCGGTCGGATAGTGCGCGCCCAGCGCGACCTGCGCCCAGCCCATGGCGGCGCCGGCCACGAGCCCCGCGGCGAGCACGAGCAGGGTGCCGCCCGCCCGGCCCAGGCCGAACCGGCCGACCGCGAGCAGCGCCACGACGAGCGCGAGCGCGGTGAGGAAGGCGGTGTGCCCGCTCGGGTAGGAGAGGTTGCCGGGACCGTGGATGGTGCGTTCCACCAGGGACTTGAGCAGCGTGGCCACCACCACGGTGACGCCGACGCCGACAACGACGAACACGGCAGCGCGATTTCGCCGCCGCAGCAGACAGCCCGCCACCGCGGCCAGGATCAGCGCCGCCGCTCCGACGGGCTCACCGAGGAAGTCGACGGCGAGCGCGAGGCCCCGCCACGGCGCCCGCACGCTGTCGTCGGTCGGCTCGACGAACCACCGGTCCACGGCGCCGGGTTCGGTGTGCCCGGCGTACATGACGCCGAGCGCGGCGACGACGACGGCGGCGAGAACCGCGATGAGCCCGAGCGGGGCGCGCAGTGCCGGGGGCAGTACGGCGGAGGGGGCGGGACGGGTATCGGTGTCTAAGGCCACCCTTGCCACCCTAGTCAACGAGGGGTCGCGCCAAACCGCCTATGAACGCGGCCCACGGGCCCCGGCGGACGTGCACCTCCGGCCCACCGGAGACGACTTTCGAGTCCCGCACGTACACGGCGTCGGAACTGACGGCCACCTCGACGCAGTTGCCGCCGTCCGATCCGCTGTAGCTGCTCGTGATCCAGGCCAGACGCTCGCTGCTGCTCATGTCGCTGTCTCTCCTGCCAGACGTTCGATGAGGCATGCAGACTGCTCGGTGTTGAGGGCCTGCGACCGCAGCATCCCATAGCGCAGACCGAGGTGGCTGGCCG
This sequence is a window from Streptomyces ortus. Protein-coding genes within it:
- a CDS encoding polysaccharide pyruvyl transferase family protein, with the translated sequence MTSGGGTAVRVGVFGLLGSGNLGNDGSLEAVLGYLRTRHPDAAVDALCGGPEAVAARYGIRATRLHWYRGEYRTASRLGAIAGKGLGKLVDVFRTAAWVRRHDVVIVPGMGVLEATLPLRPWGFPYALFLLCASGRLFGTRVALVGVGAAPIRDRATRALVRRSARLAAYRSYRDALSRDALRDMGVDTAHDEVYPDLAFALATPRASAPQGSSGTVCVGVMDFHGGNDDRAEAEDIHRRYLDGTTRFVRALAEDGRPVRLLTGDECDASVVAAILEAVDSPLVTASEAASLADLMTEMAAADTVVATRYHNLICALKVGTPTLALSYAAKSEALMARMGLDAYCHPAREVDADELLRQFGELEERAPEVRRTLTERNLLATRQLDDQFTALTAALFPAAHPAHALREAS
- a CDS encoding DUF397 domain-containing protein; translation: MSSSERLAWITSSYSGSDGGNCVEVAVSSDAVYVRDSKVVSGGPEVHVRRGPWAAFIGGLARPLVD
- the rfbC gene encoding dTDP-4-dehydrorhamnose 3,5-epimerase translates to MKATEVPAIAGAYLFEPTPYADERGFFCRTFDADVVRSVGLDPNAFLQDSVSRSVRGVLRGLHLRSGAGEAKLVRCSYGEIFDVVVDLRPDSPTYRNVACFELSGETQKTLYIPAGCAHGFQALTGTADTSYRIDRPHDPAEDVTIAFDDPELAVPWPLPATSMSQRDREAPSLAEVLKQRELTSS
- a CDS encoding phosphatase PAP2 family protein gives rise to the protein MALDTDTRPAPSAVLPPALRAPLGLIAVLAAVVVAALGVMYAGHTEPGAVDRWFVEPTDDSVRAPWRGLALAVDFLGEPVGAAALILAAVAGCLLRRRNRAAVFVVVGVGVTVVVATLLKSLVERTIHGPGNLSYPSGHTAFLTALALVVALLAVGRFGLGRAGGTLLVLAAGLVAGAAMGWAQVALGAHYPTDVLGGWCTAWAVVPAAAWSVDRVADRRRPHGRPKPR
- a CDS encoding glutamate-1-semialdehyde 2,1-aminomutase, producing MTSEEFSLPRSRLANERLHAVIPGGAHTYAKGDDQYPEHLAPVIDHGRGAHVWDVDGNRYIEYGSGLRSVSLGHAHPRVTEAVRRELDRGSNFVRPSIVEAEAAERFLATVPTAEMVKFAKNGSDATTAAIRLARAVTGRRRVAICGDHPFFSTDDWFIGTTPMSAGIPQETTDLTVTFPYGDLAATEELLSGLGDEIACLILEPATHTEPPPGYLAGLRALADRHGCVLVFDEMITGLRWSEAGAQGLYGVVPDLSTFGKALGNGFAVSALAGRRELMERGGLRHSGERVFLLSTTHGAETHSLAAAMAVQATYIEEGITARLHALGERLAAGVREAAAGMGVGDHVVVRGRASNLVFATLDHNGQPSQEYRTLFLHRLLAGGVLAPSFVVSSALSDADIEHTVDVVAQACAVYRKALDAGDATPWLTGRPVKPVFRRLA